The following coding sequences lie in one Candidatus Omnitrophota bacterium genomic window:
- a CDS encoding DUF4082 domain-containing protein: MKKILILFCFAAGVCVSSRAMTVSEDFATAAHKDSIGTNADWDTGDGVLRLPSTRSKLFENESSDDMIPVNREAGWRFRVAVPGAIIGLGRYLPSSDLETYTLNLWSDAGGCLATALVSGATGWAWAEIEPVQLSTSSFYRVSVVVLSGAVFSLPAPYENDYIKLSSACVSSGTDGFPDISTGVITGVPDILFRTDYQTHAYGRSNGYDSGTGRARYLSYSVNHELSSGTINYEFSFSTNSVIWFGWLTNIGDYVSHRYVRWRAELISPDPSKTPELSLITINSNSFPEPAVPASPSAEFHINYTTPTLFWNEAYDPDSEDILYRLQLADNSAFVSPLIDSSGIDALSLPSSGLSQKTWFWRLKARDGYSDESEWSETFTFFVDLSLPLQIGDLDAITGSANGEIQLLWMSPSDPPFDNLAGYEVFYASFSFTAASIASVNSMPGPSPQSPGNLENFTISGLQNNAEYFFAVRSRDTAGNISPVSNFASALTNASPSVTVVAPSEGDTVSGNSDIVWQVSDPNSGDAFHDIRIFLSNDGGITYTLLHELSDVSVDRWTWNSALSGNGAFFRLKISASDSGGLSGTSAETGDFSINNNDNAPTASVKNPQAGNIETGLMLIEWDFEDINFYDRVYFNLFISTGPAAAPQLLVEKLYFGEGLRKGATSYILDTSLYSDGGDYEIMVEVSDGLMAGSSVSGKFSVWNVNHSPLPFSLLSPEDSGEVSMLTPKFVWQGNGDPDLLSGDSVNYRFLVYSSTFPETVLLEVFPVSTNTYAINATSVLSDFTTYFWRVNAEDSQGGERMSGETFSFYVKWSQVICGRLSVQSPDLPPNTYIDAAEVSDSLTSLADEAASVSPIMTIPGGSSYKIELKNSLNGAVADASAYTFNLVFDYDGLDVVAPSTTKLFVLDEANGKWTVVNDQQIDTQNRQVTATVRDLSYFRVLNYAAPASVSGDVKNYPNPFNPLIENTEIECVLTEDSVLEFEIYSPFGELVKKFSASGAGTPTGTTNIITWDGRNGKGSVVANGVYILNLTVHPSSGGEHRRRRLIGVLK; this comes from the coding sequence ATGAAAAAAATTCTTATCCTTTTTTGTTTTGCCGCAGGCGTCTGTGTGTCTTCCCGCGCGATGACGGTGAGCGAAGATTTCGCGACAGCCGCCCATAAGGATTCCATAGGCACAAACGCCGACTGGGACACAGGCGACGGCGTTCTAAGGCTTCCCTCAACGCGGAGCAAACTTTTTGAGAACGAGAGTTCCGATGACATGATACCCGTCAACAGGGAGGCGGGCTGGAGATTCAGAGTTGCCGTCCCCGGAGCCATAATAGGCCTCGGCAGGTATCTGCCCTCGAGCGATCTGGAAACCTACACGCTCAATCTATGGTCTGACGCGGGTGGCTGCCTCGCCACGGCTCTTGTTTCGGGCGCCACCGGCTGGGCCTGGGCGGAGATAGAACCGGTGCAGCTTTCAACTTCGTCATTTTACAGAGTGTCTGTCGTGGTTTTATCCGGCGCCGTGTTTTCTCTGCCTGCGCCGTATGAAAATGACTATATCAAACTCAGCTCCGCCTGCGTTTCCTCGGGGACTGACGGTTTCCCGGACATTTCAACCGGCGTTATCACCGGTGTGCCGGATATCCTCTTCAGGACGGACTATCAGACACACGCTTACGGTAGATCCAACGGCTATGATTCGGGCACGGGCCGCGCGAGATATCTGTCTTATTCTGTAAACCATGAGCTCAGCTCGGGAACGATCAATTATGAGTTCAGTTTTTCAACAAACTCGGTTATATGGTTCGGCTGGCTGACAAATATAGGCGATTATGTTTCCCACAGGTACGTCCGCTGGAGAGCGGAATTAATTTCGCCTGACCCGTCCAAGACGCCCGAGTTGTCGCTTATCACCATCAACAGCAATTCTTTTCCGGAACCGGCGGTTCCGGCGTCGCCGAGCGCTGAATTCCACATAAATTACACCACTCCGACCCTGTTCTGGAACGAGGCATATGACCCCGACAGCGAAGATATCCTTTACCGTCTGCAGCTGGCTGACAACAGCGCGTTTGTCTCGCCGCTCATAGACAGTTCCGGTATTGACGCTCTTTCTTTGCCGTCATCCGGTCTTTCCCAGAAGACCTGGTTCTGGAGGCTGAAGGCGAGGGACGGTTATAGCGATGAATCTGAATGGTCGGAAACCTTCACATTTTTTGTTGATCTTTCTCTTCCGCTGCAAATAGGGGATCTGGACGCTATTACAGGATCCGCCAACGGAGAGATCCAATTGCTGTGGATGAGCCCTTCCGATCCCCCGTTTGACAATCTCGCGGGCTATGAGGTTTTTTACGCCAGTTTCAGTTTTACCGCAGCGTCAATCGCTTCGGTGAATTCAATGCCAGGGCCGTCCCCGCAATCGCCGGGGAATCTTGAAAATTTTACAATTTCCGGACTCCAGAATAACGCGGAATATTTTTTCGCCGTCCGTTCGCGCGACACAGCCGGCAACATCTCACCGGTGTCAAATTTCGCTTCGGCCCTGACAAACGCTTCGCCGTCAGTTACTGTGGTCGCCCCATCTGAAGGAGACACCGTATCGGGAAACAGCGATATCGTCTGGCAGGTCTCGGATCCCAATTCGGGAGACGCGTTTCACGATATACGGATCTTTTTATCCAATGACGGCGGGATAACTTATACGCTCCTTCATGAACTTTCCGATGTGTCGGTGGACCGCTGGACATGGAACAGCGCTTTATCGGGCAACGGCGCATTCTTCCGGCTTAAAATAAGTGCCTCTGACAGCGGCGGATTATCCGGAACAAGCGCGGAAACAGGAGATTTCAGCATAAACAATAACGATAATGCCCCGACGGCCAGCGTCAAAAATCCGCAGGCGGGAAATATTGAGACAGGGCTGATGCTCATAGAATGGGATTTTGAAGACATCAATTTCTATGACAGGGTTTATTTCAATCTCTTTATTTCAACAGGGCCCGCCGCTGCCCCGCAGCTTCTCGTGGAAAAACTTTATTTCGGAGAAGGTTTAAGGAAGGGGGCCACGTCATATATTCTGGACACGAGCCTTTATTCTGACGGCGGTGATTATGAGATAATGGTGGAAGTGTCGGACGGCCTTATGGCGGGTTCTTCCGTTTCGGGGAAATTCAGCGTCTGGAATGTCAATCATTCCCCGCTGCCTTTTTCTCTGCTGTCTCCGGAGGATTCCGGAGAGGTCTCCATGCTCACGCCCAAATTTGTATGGCAGGGCAACGGTGATCCCGACCTTTTGAGCGGTGACTCGGTCAATTATCGCTTTCTCGTCTATTCCTCCACTTTTCCGGAGACTGTTCTATTGGAGGTTTTCCCGGTTTCCACAAATACCTACGCAATCAATGCCACTTCCGTTCTTTCGGATTTCACCACTTATTTCTGGAGAGTGAACGCGGAAGATTCTCAGGGAGGGGAGAGGATGAGCGGTGAGACATTTTCTTTTTATGTGAAGTGGTCTCAAGTAATATGCGGGCGTTTGAGCGTTCAATCTCCGGATCTTCCCCCGAACACTTATATTGATGCGGCGGAGGTGAGCGATTCCCTCACCTCCCTGGCTGATGAGGCGGCGTCAGTCTCGCCCATTATGACAATCCCCGGAGGGTCGAGCTATAAGATCGAATTGAAGAATTCTTTGAACGGAGCCGTCGCGGACGCGTCCGCTTATACCTTCAATCTGGTTTTTGACTATGACGGCCTTGATGTTGTCGCGCCTTCAACAACAAAATTATTTGTTCTTGATGAGGCGAACGGAAAATGGACCGTCGTGAACGATCAGCAGATAGATACGCAGAACAGACAGGTGACGGCAACGGTGCGCGATCTGTCTTATTTCAGGGTTCTCAATTATGCCGCGCCGGCTTCTGTCTCCGGCGATGTGAAAAATTACCCGAACCCCTTCAATCCCCTGATTGAAAATACGGAAATAGAATGCGTTTTAACTGAAGATTCCGTGCTGGAATTTGAGATCTACAGCCCGTTCGGAGAGCTTGTTAAAAAATTCAGCGCTTCGGGGGCGGGGACTCCGACGGGAACGACGAATATCATCACATGGGACGGAAGAAACGGCAAGGGCTCGGTTGTGGCAAACGGCGTATATATCCTGAATCTTACTGTTCATCCATCTTCCGGAGGCGAGCATCGCCGCCGCAGGCTGATAGGAGTGCTTAAATGA
- the nikR gene encoding nickel-responsive transcriptional regulator NikR, producing the protein MDKLTRFGVSLEKELLSKFDLHIKKQNCPARSKAIADLIRKELVKSEWIKGKTVVAAITLVYDHHKKKLISKLIDIQHDTHGLIISSQHIHLDHNNCFEIIIVKGAPQKIKSLADKLKSVKGVKHSSLTAATTGKEI; encoded by the coding sequence ATGGATAAGCTTACAAGATTCGGCGTTTCGCTTGAAAAAGAACTTCTGTCAAAGTTTGACCTTCACATAAAAAAACAGAATTGTCCGGCCCGCTCAAAAGCGATCGCGGACCTTATAAGGAAAGAACTTGTCAAAAGCGAATGGATCAAGGGGAAAACTGTCGTGGCCGCGATAACTCTTGTCTATGACCATCACAAAAAAAAACTTATCAGCAAACTTATTGATATACAGCATGACACGCACGGGCTCATTATTTCCTCACAGCATATCCATCTGGATCACAATAACTGCTTTGAAATAATAATTGTAAAAGGAGCGCCTCAAAAAATAAAAAGTCTTGCGGATAAACTAAAATCCGTAAAGGGCGTCAAACATTCCTCTCTGACTGCCGCCACGACCGGAAAAGAAATCTGA
- a CDS encoding DUF4198 domain-containing protein, whose protein sequence is MKKPIIAMLCSTLICINAYAHFGMVIPSDDMVTKSDKKAISLRVQFIHPMEGAYMNMEKPLKFGVMSRGKTKDLLSTLKEKKVNGFSIWETDYAVRQPGDHIFYAEPRPYWEPSEDCFIIHYTKVIVNALGLEQGWDEEIGLKTEIVPLTRPYGLWTGNVFQGIVKVDGKAVPFAEIEVEYYNGRVEIKWPADPRITQLTKADANGVFTYAMPKAGWWGFAALNEDSKKMKHEGVEKSIELGAVLWIKTHDMK, encoded by the coding sequence ATGAAAAAACCAATTATTGCTATGCTTTGTTCAACGTTGATTTGCATTAATGCCTACGCTCATTTCGGCATGGTCATCCCCTCCGACGACATGGTTACAAAGTCGGATAAAAAAGCCATTTCCCTCCGGGTGCAGTTTATACACCCCATGGAAGGCGCCTACATGAACATGGAAAAACCGTTAAAGTTCGGCGTCATGTCCAGGGGAAAGACAAAAGACCTTCTCTCAACTCTGAAGGAAAAAAAGGTAAACGGATTCTCCATATGGGAAACCGATTATGCGGTGAGACAGCCCGGCGACCACATATTCTATGCGGAGCCCAGGCCCTACTGGGAACCTTCCGAAGACTGTTTTATCATTCACTATACAAAAGTCATTGTAAACGCTCTCGGCTTAGAACAGGGATGGGACGAAGAAATAGGGCTGAAGACGGAAATAGTGCCGCTTACAAGGCCCTATGGGCTCTGGACGGGAAATGTGTTTCAGGGAATAGTGAAAGTCGACGGCAAGGCTGTACCGTTTGCGGAAATAGAGGTGGAATATTATAATGGGAGAGTGGAGATAAAGTGGCCCGCGGACCCTAGGATCACGCAGCTAACTAAAGCCGATGCTAACGGCGTATTTACATACGCTATGCCGAAAGCCGGCTGGTGGGGTTTCGCCGCGCTCAATGAAGACTCGAAAAAAATGAAACATGAAGGCGTTGAAAAATCAATTGAACTAGGCGCTGTTTTGTGGATAAAAACCCACGACATGAAATAA
- the cbiM gene encoding cobalt transporter CbiM: MHISEGVLSAPVLIAGGVLSICCVTAGLRKLEYEKVPQVAVLTSAFFVASLIHVPVGPSSTHLILNGLTGILLGWAAFPAILTALTLQAVFFQFGGFTSLGVNTFNMAFPALVSFWLFSIFVSKNNRRITMFAGFIGGAAGVLGACFLVAVSLLTSGKAFLPLVKLLAAVHLPVILIEGLITALALGFLQKVKPELLDRRI, encoded by the coding sequence ATGCATATATCTGAAGGCGTCCTTTCCGCGCCTGTTCTCATAGCAGGCGGAGTTCTCAGCATCTGCTGCGTAACCGCCGGATTGAGAAAACTGGAATATGAGAAAGTGCCGCAGGTAGCTGTTCTTACATCCGCTTTTTTCGTTGCTTCGTTAATTCATGTTCCCGTAGGACCCTCAAGCACTCATCTTATACTCAACGGCCTCACGGGAATCCTGCTGGGATGGGCGGCATTTCCCGCGATTCTCACGGCATTAACTCTTCAGGCGGTTTTTTTCCAGTTCGGGGGCTTTACTTCCCTGGGAGTCAACACGTTCAACATGGCCTTTCCCGCGCTCGTCAGTTTCTGGCTATTCAGCATTTTTGTTTCAAAAAACAACCGCCGGATCACAATGTTCGCCGGGTTTATAGGCGGTGCAGCGGGGGTTTTAGGCGCCTGTTTTCTTGTCGCTGTCTCATTATTGACAAGCGGAAAAGCGTTCCTGCCGCTTGTGAAACTTCTGGCCGCCGTTCACCTGCCGGTTATACTCATAGAAGGACTCATAACCGCGCTGGCGCTTGGATTTCTGCAAAAGGTCAAACCGGAACTCTTAGATAGGAGGATATAG
- the cbiQ gene encoding cobalt ECF transporter T component CbiQ codes for MHLEPFAEGKSFIHSLDPRVKILGLLPFIVTVAVSKNLNTPALALMAGIFLVGLSRLNFSALISRLYVVNLFILLLWLIMPFAVPGRELFSAGPLCATKEGVFYALIITLKANAIFLSTIALIGTVPLFKLTHALHHLGMNEKLSLLFFFCYRYITVLHRDYHALYDAVKARAFTPLNSLRTYKTYGWLIGMLLVKSYEHSQKMYEAMLCRGFCGRFPVLNHFKTEKKDYFFLAAMLSITVFILMFEKSVFTAML; via the coding sequence ATGCATCTTGAACCTTTTGCCGAGGGGAAATCTTTTATTCATTCCCTTGACCCGCGCGTAAAGATTCTCGGACTGCTCCCGTTCATTGTGACGGTCGCCGTTTCAAAAAATCTGAACACGCCGGCACTCGCTTTGATGGCCGGGATATTCCTGGTCGGCCTTTCAAGATTAAATTTCAGCGCCCTCATCAGCCGCCTTTACGTCGTAAATCTTTTTATCCTGCTGCTATGGCTGATAATGCCTTTTGCCGTGCCGGGCAGAGAACTCTTCTCCGCCGGGCCGCTGTGCGCCACAAAAGAAGGTGTTTTCTATGCTTTGATCATCACATTAAAAGCAAACGCGATCTTTCTTTCGACCATAGCTCTGATAGGAACTGTCCCTCTTTTTAAACTGACTCACGCGCTGCATCATCTGGGGATGAACGAAAAACTTTCGCTCCTGTTTTTTTTCTGCTACAGATATATAACTGTTCTTCACAGGGATTACCACGCCCTTTACGACGCCGTTAAAGCAAGAGCTTTCACTCCTCTTAACAGCCTGCGCACCTATAAGACATACGGCTGGCTGATAGGTATGCTTCTTGTAAAGAGTTATGAACACTCACAGAAAATGTATGAGGCGATGCTCTGCCGCGGCTTTTGCGGCAGGTTTCCGGTACTCAACCATTTCAAAACAGAAAAAAAGGATTATTTTTTTCTCGCCGCGATGCTGTCAATTACCGTCTTCATACTGATGTTTGAAAAAAGCGTATTTACCGCGATGCTTTAG
- a CDS encoding ABC transporter ATP-binding protein produces the protein MIKIKNLKFSYPDGRPVFSKLNFEYSQGCRLGFFGRNGSGKTTLLRLIMGLLRPQSGQIEIFAKLRNTEKDFAEVRRRIGYLFQNPDDQLFCPTVREEIAFGPLNLGKKAEEAAETVKETCKILGLDGFEDRITFHLSGGEKRLTALASVISMKPELLLLDEPTNDLDEDKTKTVLDYLRNNTKSFIMVSQELDHLKYAGVNEICRLENSRIVPA, from the coding sequence ATGATAAAAATAAAGAACCTCAAATTCAGCTATCCCGACGGAAGACCGGTCTTCAGCAAACTCAACTTCGAATACAGCCAAGGCTGCAGACTCGGATTCTTCGGGCGCAACGGTTCAGGCAAGACAACGCTTCTGCGCCTTATCATGGGACTGCTGAGGCCACAGTCAGGGCAGATAGAAATATTCGCCAAACTCCGTAATACAGAAAAAGATTTCGCGGAAGTAAGAAGAAGAATCGGTTATCTTTTCCAGAACCCGGATGATCAGCTCTTCTGCCCCACCGTGAGAGAGGAAATAGCGTTTGGCCCGCTGAATCTTGGAAAAAAGGCGGAAGAAGCGGCGGAGACCGTCAAAGAAACCTGCAAAATCCTCGGCCTCGACGGTTTTGAGGACAGAATAACCTTCCATCTTTCGGGCGGCGAAAAAAGGCTCACGGCCCTTGCCTCCGTTATTTCAATGAAACCGGAACTCCTTCTGCTTGATGAACCCACAAACGACCTTGATGAAGACAAGACAAAAACAGTTCTTGATTACCTGAGGAATAACACAAAATCATTCATCATGGTTTCGCAGGAATTAGACCACCTGAAATATGCGGGGGTCAACGAAATCTGCCGGCTGGAAAATTCCCGGATAGTCCCTGCATAA
- the hydG gene encoding [FeFe] hydrogenase H-cluster radical SAM maturase HydG has product MPISKNSSWFKNVIREEEITPFLTNGCDFINDADIKKLLKKHIKPEKRKIRGIIQKSLSIKRLEPEETAELLNVEDDALLEEMFDAAEKIKKKVYDNRIVTFAPLYLSNHCVNDCLYCSFRKSNNDQKRRQLTLKETEEETKALISTGHRRIIVVYGEHPSSDINYMTDTINTIYSTKVRHGAIRRVNVNSAPMDIEKLKKLKECGIGTYQVFQETYHHETYKKVHPSGTKSDYRWRLYALHRAQKAGIDDVAIGALFGLYDWKFEVMGLLYHTIDLEKHFGIGPHTISFPRLEPAANTPFNRQSKYKVSDGDFKKLIAVIRLSVPYCGMIITARETAQMRRECLKLGVTQTDASTKIGIGAYSERCSEQEGERQQFILGDTRSLDEVIGEFAEMGYITSFCTAGYRCGRTGKCIMNLLKKGEEKWFCKINAVLTFREWLDDYASPGTKKKGEKIIKKEIEEIKTQKPKIFKKFMDDYTKIKNGERDIYF; this is encoded by the coding sequence ATGCCCATATCTAAAAACTCATCCTGGTTTAAAAATGTAATCCGCGAAGAAGAAATCACCCCTTTTTTGACAAACGGCTGTGACTTTATAAACGATGCAGATATTAAAAAACTGCTCAAAAAGCATATAAAACCGGAGAAGCGGAAAATCCGCGGCATCATACAAAAATCTCTCTCTATCAAGCGGCTGGAACCGGAAGAAACCGCTGAGCTTCTCAATGTTGAAGATGACGCCCTTCTCGAAGAAATGTTCGATGCCGCAGAAAAAATCAAGAAAAAAGTCTATGACAACAGGATCGTCACCTTCGCCCCGCTTTATCTCAGCAACCACTGCGTGAACGACTGTTTATACTGTTCTTTCAGGAAGAGTAATAATGATCAAAAACGCAGACAGCTCACACTGAAAGAAACCGAGGAAGAAACCAAAGCCCTGATATCCACCGGCCACAGGAGGATCATCGTTGTCTACGGCGAACATCCCTCTTCTGACATAAATTATATGACCGACACTATAAACACCATCTACAGCACAAAAGTCCGGCACGGAGCAATACGCAGAGTGAATGTGAACTCAGCGCCCATGGATATTGAAAAACTTAAAAAGCTGAAAGAGTGCGGCATCGGCACCTATCAGGTTTTTCAGGAAACATACCACCATGAAACTTATAAAAAAGTTCATCCTTCAGGCACAAAATCCGATTACAGATGGCGGCTCTACGCTCTTCACAGAGCACAGAAAGCAGGAATTGACGATGTCGCGATAGGCGCTCTTTTCGGTCTTTATGACTGGAAATTCGAGGTCATGGGACTTTTATATCACACAATAGACCTGGAAAAACATTTCGGGATAGGGCCTCATACAATTTCATTCCCCAGGCTGGAACCGGCGGCTAACACTCCTTTCAACAGGCAGTCCAAATACAAAGTTTCCGACGGGGACTTCAAAAAACTGATTGCCGTAATCCGGCTTTCAGTACCCTACTGCGGTATGATAATCACGGCGCGGGAAACGGCGCAGATGAGGAGAGAATGCCTGAAACTCGGTGTAACTCAAACCGATGCTTCGACAAAGATAGGCATAGGCGCCTATAGTGAGAGATGCAGCGAACAGGAAGGAGAAAGACAGCAATTTATTCTAGGAGATACACGAAGCCTTGATGAAGTCATAGGCGAATTCGCTGAAATGGGCTATATAACTTCTTTCTGCACGGCGGGATACCGCTGCGGCAGGACCGGCAAATGTATAATGAACCTCCTGAAGAAAGGCGAGGAAAAATGGTTCTGTAAAATAAACGCTGTCCTTACCTTCAGAGAATGGCTGGACGATTACGCTTCTCCTGGAACAAAGAAAAAAGGTGAAAAAATAATAAAAAAAGAAATTGAAGAGATAAAAACGCAGAAACCGAAGATATTTAAAAAATTTATGGACGACTATACAAAAATCAAAAATGGAGAACGCGACATCTACTTTTGA
- the hydE gene encoding [FeFe] hydrogenase H-cluster radical SAM maturase HydE: MCYAIPGKITGFQGKKVIIDYFGEKRYAHNDFVKVKSGDYIYAQGGFVINVVPEKEAREILEFWKETFFKLRKVDLRLSKLEGKSDASKKTRIILDAALEGRKIKFEEYLHLFSLEDEGDKEYLYKVANFIRQKYHKNACCVHGIIEFSNYCANNCLYCGIRKDNISLPRYRMTEKEILETVKLSIDTYGFKALVLQSGEDPEWDAGRIAKLIKKIRGENDVLIFISVGEVGKAGLKKFYDAGARGVLIRFETSNENIYSKIHPGDSLERRMKEIEEAKKMGFLVLTGGLVGFPGQTDEDTVKDILAAVKLGPEMYTFGPFIPHPQTPFAGTLSPPLDKILKTIALLRIADPMGKIVSTTALETLAPVEGRNRGFMAGANSMMLNLTPDKYRKN, encoded by the coding sequence ATGTGCTACGCGATCCCGGGTAAAATAACAGGCTTTCAAGGCAAAAAAGTCATAATAGACTACTTCGGCGAGAAACGGTATGCGCACAACGATTTTGTGAAAGTGAAATCCGGCGACTATATATACGCGCAGGGCGGTTTCGTCATAAATGTCGTTCCCGAAAAAGAAGCCCGGGAAATACTGGAATTCTGGAAAGAAACATTTTTTAAACTCCGGAAAGTGGATCTGAGACTTTCAAAACTTGAGGGAAAGAGCGACGCATCAAAAAAAACCCGGATAATACTGGATGCGGCGCTGGAAGGAAGAAAAATCAAATTTGAAGAATATCTGCATCTCTTCTCACTGGAAGATGAGGGAGATAAGGAATACTTATATAAGGTGGCGAATTTCATACGCCAGAAATATCACAAGAATGCCTGCTGCGTGCACGGGATCATTGAATTTTCAAACTACTGCGCGAACAATTGCCTTTACTGCGGCATACGAAAAGACAATATATCCCTCCCCCGCTATAGGATGACTGAGAAAGAAATTCTTGAGACCGTTAAGCTGTCTATTGACACTTACGGTTTCAAAGCGCTGGTTCTTCAAAGCGGAGAAGACCCTGAATGGGACGCCGGCCGTATTGCAAAACTCATTAAAAAAATACGCGGTGAAAATGATGTCCTCATCTTCATAAGCGTGGGGGAAGTGGGCAAAGCCGGCTTGAAAAAATTCTATGACGCGGGGGCCCGGGGCGTACTCATACGCTTTGAGACTTCAAACGAAAATATTTATTCAAAAATCCATCCCGGGGATTCTCTGGAACGGCGCATGAAAGAAATTGAAGAAGCGAAAAAGATGGGTTTTCTTGTCCTGACAGGAGGCCTCGTAGGTTTCCCCGGCCAGACTGATGAGGATACGGTTAAGGATATTCTTGCCGCCGTAAAACTGGGGCCGGAAATGTACACTTTCGGCCCTTTTATTCCGCATCCCCAAACGCCTTTTGCGGGAACGCTGTCTCCGCCTCTTGATAAGATACTGAAAACCATCGCCCTGCTGAGGATAGCTGACCCTATGGGAAAAATCGTTTCAACAACGGCGCTGGAAACTCTCGCGCCTGTAGAAGGAAGGAACAGGGGTTTCATGGCCGGAGCGAATTCCATGATGCTCAACCTCACCCCCGATAAGTACAGAAAGAAC